The genomic DNA TTACCTCCCACCCTATTCCTCCAGAGCAGGGGTCATCTTTGGGGACTTTCTGGAGCTGGAAGGTTTTTCCATTCTGAACACTGAAGTGGAATCAGGCAGCTCTGTGGAGGTAGCCCTGTACTGGCGTCCCTTAGCGCCCCTCCAGAACGATTACAAAGTCAGCTTGAGGGTTTACACCAAAACCGGGAAACTCTTAGCTCAGTCTGACGAGCAACCTCTGGGCTCTTCTTATCTTCCCTCTAACTGGCCACCGGGCAGGACTATCTACCACCCGATGAAGGTGATTGTTCCCGCAGGCACTCCTCCAGGCCTTTATTTCCTGGACCTGCTTGTATATTCTCCCGGCACCATGGTTCCCTTGCCGGTAAGGGATGAGAGCCGGGTAGTGCAGGGGGTGAGAGCCAGGCTGGGAGAAGTGGAAGTCCTCAGGCCTGCGGAGCCTGTAGCCCCCCCTGAGCTTCCACGCAGATTAAGGGTAAACTTCAGTGGTATGGTAGAGCTTAGAGGAACAGGAGAGATTCCTGAAAAGCTCAAGGTCGGAGAAGCCCTGCAGTTCAAAGTTCTCTGGCGATCCCTCAGCTCTTCCTTGCCGGATTTGATCGTTTTCGCCCAGCTCCTGGATAAGGATGGTAACCCTGTGGTCATAAGAGAGGCGATGCCCGCTGATAATCTCTATCCCACAAGCCGCTGGGAAAAGGGGGAATTTGTCCTGGAAGAGATAAAATTTTACGTTCCTGGCGAAATCCCCTCAGGCCGTTACCCCCTCATCCTGGGGCTTCTCAAGGCCGATACCCGGGAATATATCGTGGCGGGTAAGAGGAAATACGTGCTTTTGGGGCACGTTGAAATAGAAGGGCGCAAGCCTGAGTTTCATTACGAAAAGCAGCCTTCCCATCTGGTGAACGCTCAGGTGGGGGATTTTGCTGTCCTGCGTGGGTTTGATTGGGAAAAGGATGCTGGCCATTTGTTACTAACCCTTTACTGGGAAGCCCTAGGTTCTGCGTCCGAGCCTTACAAAATTTTCCTCCACCTCGTAGCGCCTGATGGCCGGGTTCTGGCCCAGGCCGATAGCTTTCCTCAAGGGGGCACATTGCCCACCACAGCCTGGATCAAAGGCGAACGGCTGCTGGATAAACTGAAACTGGCTCTGCCTCCTGACCTCCCCCCCGGCCTCTACAGATTGATAGCTGGGATGTATGACCCTGATTCCGGTAAAAGGGTCCCAGTGATTAAGGGAGATGTGGCTCTGGACCACGTGGTTCTCGGGTTGATGGAATTGCCCTGAGATAACGCCTCAAAGTTTTTCCTTTGTGGTTGTGGCCACAAGCGCCCAACTTGGAAGTCCGGGCACTTTTGATGTGGAACTACCATGGTTTTTCTTCTGTCCCAGGCCCCTCAATTTGCCTAAACTTGCCTGGCGTGCTATAATGCCTTTGCACCTTACCAGTTGAATAGGCGGCGAGGTGAGCCTGACCGAAAGGCAGGCCTTAAAAGGGGAAGTCCGGTGATCTAACCTGAAGCCCCGTCAGGTTAGAGAGGCCGGCGCTGTGCCGCAACTGTAATCCTGTCCGGGGGTACGCAAAAGGCCGGGGCTTTTTAAGCCGCACCCTGCGGACAGGAGAGCCAGGATACCTGCCTCGTCGCAAGGGCTCCGTTAACTTTTCCATGAAGAGCGTTTTCGGGGCCCGGTTCCAGGAACCTGCGAGCACAGGGGAATGGAATGATGAGTTCCCCCTTGTCTGTAGCGCAGGCAAGGGGTTTTTAGTTTCTGCCCCCCAGCCAGCAGGGGGGCTTTTTGTTTGATCAAACCTGAGCAAGGAGGTGCTCTATGAGGCGATTAATATCCGTAGCAACCATAATCCTGACCATCATCGCTTTCCTTATGGCGGGATGCCAACCGGCACCCACACCCACTCCCACTCCTCCGCCTCCAACTCCAACCTTCACCCCTGTGCCTCCGACACCCACCCCGACCCCCTCGCCTTACCCCATGACTGTAACGGATCCGGCCGGCCGTCAAGTTACCATCAAAGCCGAGCCTAAAGCCATCGTCTCCCTGGCCCCTTCTATAACCGAGATTCTGTACGCTCTTGGGCTTGAGGATAAAGTAGTGGGGGTAACTGAATTCTGCAATTATCCGCCCGAAGCTCAGGCCAAACCAAAGGTTGGAGGCTTTGCCGACGTTAGCATTGAGAAGCTTCTGGCCCTGAACCCCGATCTGGTGCTGGTCTCCAGCATCCATATCGCCCAAGTCCTTCCCGAGCTGGAAAAGCTCGGCCTTACAGCAGCGGTGATAGATGCCCACGACCTGCCTCAGGTTCTTGATAGCATTTTGCTCGTGGGAAAAATGACCGGCAGGGAAAAAGAAGCAGAAGCCCTTGTGGCCGAAATGCGGAAGA from Anaerolineae bacterium includes the following:
- a CDS encoding ABC transporter substrate-binding protein, whose protein sequence is MRRLISVATIILTIIAFLMAGCQPAPTPTPTPPPPTPTFTPVPPTPTPTPSPYPMTVTDPAGRQVTIKAEPKAIVSLAPSITEILYALGLEDKVVGVTEFCNYPPEAQAKPKVGGFADVSIEKLLALNPDLVLVSSIHIAQVLPELEKLGLTAAVIDAHDLPQVLDSILLVGKMTGREKEAEALVAEMRKRMDAVTKAVEGRKRPKVFWELSSDLWTVGPGSFVHDLIVRAGGENIATGQPYLQLTSEAIISADPEVIILADHPYGETAETVAKRPGWNKITAVKEGRIVELTQEQTDIVSRPGPRVIDALELIARTLHPDAFR